Genomic DNA from Fimbriimonas ginsengisoli Gsoil 348:
GCGAGTCATTCTCGAATTCCCCGGCGGCAGCCGCCGCCCGGAACTTGTGAACTAGAGTCGTCACTACGTTTGACCGTGTTCCCTCGATTTGTCGGCGAAGGTCGGCGCCGGAGGTGGCTCGATGAGTGTCCAGACCGCACCGCCTGAAGGTCGCTGAAAGCTGTTTGTCCAAGTCCACGCGATCCGTGACGAGAACGATGCGAGGATTCTCGATGTCGAAGGACATGGCGATCGCACTCGCCAGCATCACCATTGTCAGCGACTTTCCCGAACCTTGGGTGTGCCAGATGACTCCGCCGGCGCGTGGCCCGAGACAGGAGCCGTCTTCGATCCGAGCCATGGCGTTCTTCACGGCGTAAAACTGCTGGTACCGGGCAACCTTCTTGACCCCGCCATCGAAGACCACAAACCTCTGAGCAACCTCCAGGAGGCGCGACGGTCGACACAGTTCGTAAAGGGCACGGTCTTGCTCACTAATTGTTCGACCAGAAGACTCCACGTTGTAAAACGCGCGCTGTTCGCGGACGAAGTCGCGGCCGACCCTTTCCTTCTGAGATGCCACTAAGGATTCGGTGATGATTGACTGAAGCGTGGAATCAATGTCCTGACGGCTCTTCCACACGGCCCAGAACTTTGCTTCGGTACCTACGGTTCCGTACTTCGCCTCATTCTTGTTCACCGCGAGGACGAGTTGGATGTACTTGTAGAACTCGGGAACGTAGGTCTGGCCTTGGTAAGCGAGAACGTCAGAGATGGCATGCTCCAGGCCGATCCCTGGGGCTTTGCATTCGATGTTGACAAACGGGATGCCGTTAACGAAAAGGACAAGGTCGAGATAACAGTGCTTGTCACTTCCAGCCCGCACGAGGTCGTATTCGCTGGTAACGTGGAACACGTTGTTGGCCGGATTGTCCCAGTCGACGTAGCGAAGGGTGAACGACTTGGCGTGGCCGTCGATCGTCTGATCGAAGCTCTTGCCGAGGCGGAGCAAGTCGTAGGTGAGCTCATTTGCCCGCATCAGTCCCTCGACGAGCGGCACGTCCTCCAGCGCTGCAATGCCCCGCTTGACGTTTGCTGCAGAGAACTTGTGCTCACGGCCCTTGAAATGGATTGTGTTGATACGATTGAGTTGCGCCTGGACAATGTCGGTAAGAAGCACCTGGCTCGCCTTGCCGCCCCGCAAAGCCAAGGCTTCCTCCTGGGTCAGGTAGTAGAACACGGCTCCTCCATCCTCGAGTTTGGAAAGCAGTGAGATAGCAGGAAGCTGCGATTGAACTACCTCATTTGGGTCAAAGTTCGGGCCGAGCACTTAGATCCTCCTCTGATCCACCAAGCACCAGGATGGCGTCGGCCCCGACTTTGACTTGATCGCGCAGAGGTTGGCCGTACCGAATTAAGTCGAGCGCGTTCCTCGGCGGGGTCCTCCTTACACTCGGAACTCGCCCAGCCACCGCCCGCGAAAAGGCAATGGCGCGGTCGACGACGTCTCCACTCGGTTCGCAGCAAAAGGCGCAAACAAGTGGTTTGAGAATGGGCCGAACGTCTTTGCCACCCATAGTTTCGTATCGAACAAGTCGTTGCACCACGTTTGAATCTGCAATCGAAATAGCCCAGTAGTGGCACGGCGCAGGACAAATGCAGAGTGAACCGCACGTTTCCGCAGCCGACAGGCCAGCAAAAAATAGGTGCATTGCAACCAAACCTTTAGGGGTATTCGCGAGCAAATTCTCGACTTGCTGACCGGTCCCGCCCGGGTGATCTAGATGCCCATAGCTATCGGAGTTGCCTTGGTGCAGTTTTGCCTGAATTCGGAATCCGACCCAGCGGTCATTCGCCACAAACCACATTTCAAGGTCCGCGCCATTTCGTGATTCATTGAGCCCTCTCTGCCATGTCCTGACCCGGTCTGGGCATCGTTGCTGTAGCAAATCGAGGAAGTCAGAGACAGCACTTCTCTCGTCATAGAACTTGCCAGTGCCGCGCAGGCGATCGGCCTTTTCCGCAATCGTTTTGGATGCTAGGGCAAAGGTCTCGCAGGGTTCCGTAGAAGGATTTTGGACCTTTATCATCGGAACTCCTCGAGGCGGACCTCGCCAGTCAGCAGCTTTTGCATCAGACCCTTCTTCTGCTCGTTCAGCGCGTCCCGTTGCTTGCGCAGAATCAGAATCTCCTCGTCGAGAGCACTGAGGAGGTCGGCGATCCGGCGTTGCTCCTCGGCCTCCGGGATCTTCAGGCTGACTTTGAGGAAGTCGGTCACGGGAGCTTTCCGACGCCGGGCATTCGTGCCCTGGCTTATCGTCGTGTAGACGTAGCGCATCGTGTCCGACTTGAACAGCGCCTTGAAGAAACGACGATCGCCATGCTCATCGCCAATCCAGCTCAGCGTCTCATAGGCGGGCGAGACGATGCCCTCGTAATCGCTGAACGCGATGGACGCGTCCCAGAGGAGCATCGGATCGTAAACCAGGTCGCCCGGAACGATGTGCCTGTAATGGGCGTTGCTCACCGACGCCAACTGCTTGGAGAACCGTTCGCTCTGGGGAAGGATGCCGTACACCTTAGAGCACGACAAGATGAGTGGCGTCTTGGTCGGCGCCCGATCGTCCTTGGGAGCGAAGAACCGGCCCAGCTTGGTCTCGCGCCAGGGTGTTGAAAACCCTGGGAAACGGCGGCGGCCGGTGAGGAGGTCTTCGGCGAGGGCTTTCTTGTAGGCAACCTTCCGCTCGATCAGCGCATCCGCCGCCCGCACCGCCGCTTCCGAATCTTCGACGCGCTGGACGATTGCTCTCTGTTCTGGCAACTGAGGAAGATAAATGGGAAAGCGACAAATGTCGAGACGCGTGATATTTGGATCTTTCCGGCTGCTTGCCGCGATCCTTTTCCAAGCAGCCAGGTTGGCATTCAGCCACGAAAGGACGAATTTCGGGTCGGCAATTGACGTGTCTACGGTGATGGCCGAGATCGCCTGGTTGAGAGCACAGGGAGCTGTAGTCAGGCCAGTTCTGCCAATCTGATTGAAGCCACCGTACATCGCAATCAGAACTGAGTTGGGCTCGACGACGATGCAGGAGGACTCGCGAAGCGCAAGCTCAGTTATCTTCTCTTCTGTCTTCCAGATCGGACCGTTGGTTAAGTCCCCCGTCTTAATCCAAGGAATCGTCCCACCGTCAAAGTAGTCTGCCTGGCGGCGACGCGATGGTGTCGAACCTGAGCGGATCGGTCCGAGATTCTCCAACGTGGCTCGTGTCCACCCTACCATTGGGGTTCCTCGCCCATGCTACGCATCAACATGCTTCCGAGCTGAGTGAGATTCAATGAACCGTCCTCATCAGCATTCTCCAAACCAGTCAGGGCCAAATCGACTCCTCCGCCACT
This window encodes:
- a CDS encoding restriction endonuclease subunit S produces the protein MPEQRAIVQRVEDSEAAVRAADALIERKVAYKKALAEDLLTGRRRFPGFSTPWRETKLGRFFAPKDDRAPTKTPLILSCSKVYGILPQSERFSKQLASVSNAHYRHIVPGDLVYDPMLLWDASIAFSDYEGIVSPAYETLSWIGDEHGDRRFFKALFKSDTMRYVYTTISQGTNARRRKAPVTDFLKVSLKIPEAEEQRRIADLLSALDEEILILRKQRDALNEQKKGLMQKLLTGEVRLEEFR